The Methanomicrobiales archaeon HGW-Methanomicrobiales-1 genome includes a region encoding these proteins:
- a CDS encoding formylmethanofuran dehydrogenase subunit B — translation MIIRDVICPFCGCLCDDLEIECEGGKIIKVQNGCALAEATFIDDTRLPAPIRRMETGWEDISYDEAIKETAEILGDADRPLLYGWSSTHGEAQSIGVHIAERIGAVIDNTSTVCHGPSILAIQEVGHPGCTLGQVKNRADVIIYWGGNPIEAHPRHMSRYTTFATGFFVPDAQQERTVIVVDTRRTDTANIADEFVQIERGGDYAVLSALRAIVRGNSSVIPQKVAGVSKEQLLRIAEICKNAKFGAIYFGLGLTMSRGKYKNIRNAIELTDELNRHTKFVISPLRGHGNVYGSNEVSTWMTGYPFAVDFSRGIAFYNPGETTAVDVLRRGECDAALIVASDPGANFPRAAAAHLAKIPTIIIDPHVNATTALSRIHIPCTAAGIDAAGTAYRMDGVPIRLKKLIDRGFPDDAEILKKIYDLLNGGMGP, via the coding sequence ATGATCATACGTGATGTGATCTGTCCCTTCTGCGGCTGTCTCTGCGACGATCTCGAGATCGAGTGCGAAGGGGGAAAGATCATCAAGGTGCAGAACGGCTGTGCCCTTGCCGAGGCAACGTTCATTGACGATACCCGGCTCCCTGCCCCCATACGGCGCATGGAGACCGGATGGGAGGATATCTCCTATGACGAAGCGATCAAGGAGACGGCAGAGATCCTGGGGGATGCGGACCGTCCGCTCCTGTACGGGTGGAGCAGCACGCACGGCGAGGCCCAGAGCATTGGCGTGCATATTGCCGAACGGATTGGTGCTGTCATCGACAACACGAGCACGGTCTGTCACGGCCCGTCCATCCTTGCGATCCAGGAAGTAGGTCACCCCGGCTGCACGCTCGGGCAGGTGAAGAACCGGGCGGATGTGATCATCTACTGGGGGGGTAACCCGATCGAGGCGCATCCCCGCCACATGAGCCGGTATACTACGTTTGCCACGGGGTTCTTTGTGCCGGATGCCCAGCAGGAACGCACCGTGATCGTGGTAGATACCCGCAGGACCGACACTGCCAATATTGCTGACGAATTCGTGCAGATTGAACGCGGTGGGGATTATGCAGTTCTTTCTGCCCTGCGGGCAATTGTGCGGGGAAACTCATCGGTAATCCCCCAAAAAGTTGCCGGGGTCTCAAAGGAGCAGCTGCTCCGCATTGCCGAAATCTGCAAAAATGCAAAGTTCGGGGCGATCTACTTCGGGCTCGGTCTTACCATGAGCCGGGGAAAATACAAGAATATCCGGAATGCCATCGAGCTCACCGACGAACTCAACCGGCATACAAAATTTGTCATCTCCCCGCTGCGGGGGCATGGGAATGTCTATGGTTCAAACGAAGTTTCCACATGGATGACCGGGTATCCTTTTGCCGTTGATTTCTCACGGGGGATTGCGTTTTACAATCCCGGTGAAACGACTGCTGTTGATGTTTTGAGGAGAGGCGAATGCGATGCTGCTCTCATCGTGGCAAGCGACCCGGGTGCAAATTTCCCCAGGGCTGCGGCAGCCCATCTTGCAAAGATTCCGACGATAATCATTGATCCGCACGTGAATGCCACGACCGCGCTTTCCCGCATCCACATCCCCTGCACCGCTGCGGGTATCGATGCCGCAGGGACCGCGTACCGGATGGATGGGGTGCCCATACGGCTGAAAAAACTGATCGACCGTGGTTTTCCCGATGATGCCGAGATCCTCAAAAAGATCTATGATCTCCTGAACGGAGGCATGGGGCCATGA
- a CDS encoding molybdopterin dinucleotide-binding protein, translating into MHGLQDLRDELPDQCHPDCPDPRRIPAARAGGIAVKCVLNTGRSVPQGAAVEHKGSEAYSAVASACFLNPVDMMVLGIEKGNRVRVSAPAGSIVLTVSPAEGVARGEIFVTNGPYANHIISSETHGTGMPDFKNQFVDVEPCDEPVKSVGELMEAIGGLRYDHT; encoded by the coding sequence ATGCACGGGCTGCAAGACCTGCGAGACGAGCTGCCCGACCAATGCCATCCGGATTGCCCGGATCCTCGAAGGATACCAGCAGCCCGTGCCGGAGGGATTGCAGTGAAGTGCGTCCTCAATACCGGACGCTCGGTCCCGCAGGGAGCTGCTGTTGAGCACAAGGGATCCGAAGCTTACTCTGCTGTAGCATCGGCATGCTTCCTCAATCCTGTGGACATGATGGTGCTGGGAATTGAGAAGGGAAACCGGGTCCGGGTGTCTGCACCTGCAGGTTCTATCGTTCTTACCGTGTCTCCTGCGGAAGGTGTGGCACGAGGCGAGATATTTGTGACAAACGGCCCGTATGCAAACCACATCATCTCATCAGAGACCCATGGCACCGGCATGCCGGATTTTAAAAACCAGTTTGTTGATGTGGAGCCGTGCGATGAACCCGTGAAGAGTGTTGGGGAACTCATGGAAGCTATCGGGGGGTTGCGCTATGATCATACGTGA
- a CDS encoding 4Fe-4S ferredoxin, whose product MGSSFFWYLREFARAEWIKKFLFAKTAPLVTPSHFRGFPEPTGKTCQHALFCMMACPAPGAIEVVHAGDGWMPKIHKGHCIRCGLCVEACPNGVLKSGRILETVEREGTSLLFSFRIAIDTELCTGCGNCCTACPVNKQADAQMGAGGHSSNDDVIMRVQEGDVVVIHEDKCTGCKTCETSCPTNAIRIARILEGYQQPVPEGLQ is encoded by the coding sequence ATGGGGTCATCGTTTTTCTGGTACTTACGGGAGTTTGCCCGCGCCGAGTGGATCAAAAAGTTCCTCTTTGCAAAGACCGCTCCGCTGGTAACACCCTCCCATTTCCGGGGCTTCCCGGAGCCGACCGGCAAGACCTGCCAGCATGCCCTCTTCTGCATGATGGCCTGCCCGGCGCCGGGCGCAATTGAAGTGGTGCATGCCGGTGACGGCTGGATGCCGAAGATCCACAAGGGGCACTGTATCCGCTGCGGGCTCTGCGTTGAGGCATGCCCGAACGGAGTGCTGAAAAGCGGGAGGATCCTTGAAACTGTTGAGCGCGAAGGAACATCGCTGCTCTTCTCGTTCCGCATTGCGATTGACACAGAACTCTGCACCGGTTGTGGGAACTGCTGCACGGCCTGCCCGGTCAACAAGCAGGCCGATGCCCAGATGGGGGCCGGCGGGCATTCCTCGAACGATGATGTGATCATGCGGGTGCAGGAAGGCGATGTCGTGGTGATTCACGAGGACAAATGCACGGGCTGCAAGACCTGCGAGACGAGCTGCCCGACCAATGCCATCCGGATTGCCCGGATCCTCGAAGGATACCAGCAGCCCGTGCCGGAGGGATTGCAGTGA
- a CDS encoding DUF1959 domain-containing protein — MTTYLYEQDLVPQKYRILIALWHDKLVRQIAQELGVPVQELRRFLIEHLDMIQLENLPARAEVAEAQADLGDTVARALGREKYTLYLQFLSGAAMDAIFREVNARIQEGIPIEDAIAYGRTQIREALKS; from the coding sequence ATGACCACCTACCTTTACGAGCAGGATCTGGTCCCCCAGAAGTACCGGATTCTCATTGCCCTGTGGCACGACAAGCTCGTGCGACAGATCGCTCAGGAACTAGGTGTCCCTGTCCAGGAATTACGAAGATTCTTAATCGAACACCTCGACATGATCCAGCTGGAAAACCTTCCCGCCCGGGCAGAGGTGGCTGAGGCGCAGGCCGACTTGGGTGACACCGTTGCACGGGCACTCGGGCGGGAAAAATATACCCTCTATCTCCAGTTCCTTTCCGGTGCAGCAATGGATGCCATTTTCAGGGAAGTGAATGCACGCATACAGGAAGGCATCCCGATAGAAGATGCGATCGCGTATGGCAGGACACAGATACGGGAGGCACTGAAATCATGA
- a CDS encoding NADH-ubiquinone oxidoreductase, with protein MIAELVLATLFGLLLLGIHRKIIARIQRRPGPPIWQEILHMLKFSFKTTWIPKTASPVLFVGVVLIAIGIWTAAFYVLVSGGSLLVILGIYMLHKIVEHGFGLSSGSPYGKYGGVRSVISAASEIPLFVSVAVIAVYTRSLDLSAIMQYQQMNGPMLITAFPAACAMFLVILSKMPFGPFSIVEAKELVSGYKTEHFGIWRAGLEICNGLKTFVLLAVFLAVFIGPLSLPWLLLGMILMIVLLAFACAVTPMMSPFDSVTIQMLVTGLMLGYAAIVLMVVHP; from the coding sequence ATGATCGCAGAACTTGTCCTTGCTACGCTCTTTGGCCTGCTCCTCTTAGGCATCCACCGGAAGATCATCGCCCGGATCCAGCGGAGGCCCGGTCCGCCCATATGGCAGGAGATCCTGCACATGCTCAAGTTCTCCTTCAAGACGACCTGGATCCCAAAGACCGCAAGCCCGGTCCTCTTTGTCGGGGTTGTCCTGATCGCGATCGGCATCTGGACTGCGGCCTTCTATGTGCTCGTCAGCGGGGGAAGCCTGCTGGTCATATTAGGGATCTACATGCTCCACAAGATCGTAGAGCACGGGTTCGGGCTCTCGTCGGGATCGCCCTACGGCAAGTATGGCGGTGTCCGGTCGGTCATATCAGCGGCATCGGAGATCCCGCTCTTTGTCAGCGTTGCGGTGATCGCGGTCTACACCCGTTCACTCGACCTCTCTGCCATCATGCAGTACCAGCAGATGAACGGTCCGATGCTCATCACCGCGTTTCCGGCAGCCTGTGCCATGTTTCTCGTGATCCTCTCGAAGATGCCCTTTGGCCCCTTTTCTATTGTCGAGGCCAAGGAGCTGGTGAGCGGGTACAAGACCGAGCACTTCGGCATCTGGCGTGCGGGGCTTGAGATCTGCAATGGCTTGAAGACATTTGTCCTGCTCGCCGTCTTCCTCGCGGTATTTATCGGGCCGCTCTCCCTGCCCTGGCTCCTTCTGGGGATGATCCTCATGATAGTGCTCCTCGCCTTTGCCTGTGCAGTTACCCCGATGATGTCGCCTTTCGATTCCGTGACCATCCAGATGCTGGTCACCGGGCTGATGCTGGGGTATGCAGCAATTGTCCTGATGGTGGTGCACCCATGA
- a CDS encoding NiFe hydrogenase: MIIRKISHILCNYENITRLFAGACLLLFIAGILLLPLPYSEKQLYPKNFDKNSSLDPYDRGGPPFTQATIVSQYPANSPTAGLVTSYLTPFSLFLSQVTMHLGTTIVSHPGGIIDEILYNTRGLDTVVEATILFIAFAIASYIYRKG; this comes from the coding sequence ATGATCATACGGAAGATCTCGCACATCCTGTGCAATTATGAAAATATTACCCGCCTCTTTGCCGGTGCCTGCCTGCTCCTGTTTATCGCCGGCATCCTCCTTCTCCCGCTCCCGTACAGCGAGAAGCAGCTCTATCCCAAGAACTTTGACAAGAACAGCTCGCTCGACCCGTATGATCGCGGGGGACCTCCGTTCACGCAGGCGACCATCGTCTCCCAGTACCCGGCAAATTCCCCGACAGCAGGGCTCGTAACGTCGTACCTGACGCCGTTTTCCCTGTTCCTGTCGCAGGTGACGATGCACCTTGGCACCACCATCGTCTCACACCCGGGAGGGATTATTGATGAGATCCTGTACAACACCCGGGGGCTGGATACCGTTGTCGAGGCCACGATCCTCTTCATCGCGTTTGCGATTGCCTCGTATATCTACCGGAAGGGCTGA
- a CDS encoding DUF2107 domain-containing protein, producing the protein MTVGYAPEFIIGLIVLVAGSIAVAFPQPKDYLTRLINLEIPAFGLLLIMLSYNEALALLTFGAITVLSTFIFVRVIQKKEVAG; encoded by the coding sequence ATGACCGTCGGTTATGCGCCGGAATTTATCATTGGCCTCATCGTGCTGGTAGCCGGTTCGATCGCAGTCGCATTTCCCCAACCAAAGGATTACCTGACCCGACTGATCAATCTCGAGATCCCTGCCTTTGGCCTGCTGCTCATCATGCTCTCGTATAACGAGGCGCTGGCCCTGCTCACATTCGGGGCAATCACGGTGCTCTCGACGTTCATCTTCGTTCGGGTCATCCAGAAGAAAGAGGTGGCCGGATGA
- a CDS encoding DUF2108 domain-containing protein — MDEIILVASALLIFIGVAAAIFNRDPFDKLISISILTAGVFPFIIDRGLLDVAIALALIAPLSTIFILMACQRRAPS; from the coding sequence ATGGATGAGATCATCCTCGTAGCATCGGCACTGCTCATCTTCATCGGTGTGGCAGCTGCGATCTTCAACCGCGATCCTTTCGATAAACTGATCTCCATCTCCATCCTGACCGCCGGGGTCTTTCCGTTCATCATCGACCGCGGGTTACTGGACGTGGCGATAGCACTGGCATTGATCGCTCCGCTTTCCACGATTTTCATCCTGATGGCATGCCAGAGGAGGGCACCATCATGA
- a CDS encoding DUF2109 domain-containing protein: MIAIYICAAIAVYAALRVIAERKTMRKLPFLNVISFAVTAIIALLLPHPLTILAAAAFFVGSTFESNAIASTWSGGMKRNG, from the coding sequence ATGATCGCGATATACATCTGTGCAGCAATCGCGGTATATGCAGCCCTGCGGGTGATTGCCGAGCGAAAGACGATGCGCAAACTGCCCTTTCTCAACGTCATATCGTTTGCCGTCACCGCCATCATTGCACTCCTGCTGCCGCACCCGCTCACTATCCTTGCAGCAGCAGCGTTCTTTGTCGGGTCCACGTTCGAGTCCAACGCGATCGCCAGTACCTGGTCCGGGGGGATGAAGCGCAATGGATGA